CTTTTTGAGCCAGATCATGTCCAATAGATGACCTGTTGCCATGGCGTTAGCTAGCCATATTTACCTTCTCACTTCTCTCATGTGATGTTAAGTCAAGCCTCCAAAGGCAGCACAGagtaaaagtaaaacacaaattctATTTAACGACTACAAGAATGACTAAAAACTGGGAATTTGTTTAGTGTAATGGAGAAAAACTGCTTAACTGTTCACTCGAGGTGAAATGAAAGTGTCCCTATTTGTGCATGTCAGTGTACAAAATCTAGGATTCTCAGGTTACCGTAGTTTGCCAAAGGCCCACACCTCCAAAGGCTGACATCAAATACATGATTATGATGGCAACCTGCACCTCGGTGACATCAACCCTGTGCACAAATTAGAGGAGTGACATTAGCTTTAACTATGAAGCTTTGAGAGTTACATAAAAGCAGTACAGCATCTGTATTAATGTTCGGTGTATTTGAAAGAAGAGGACTGGTGACATACAGGCCAAAGCGGAGGGTCCCCGACACGTAGGTCTGCCAGTGAGCGCAGAAGAACATAAACATCCCgatgaaaccacagaagaacATCCAGTTTGTGTATCTTCCTATTCCACATGAAATGCATGTTCCCACAGCGACAAAGACTGAGCgatgaaaaagacagaaacgtCAGTAATTCTTAATCTACAGACCATTAATGAAAAACAGTTGGTTCTTGATCTACTAATGCACTGAAGCTGGCCTGAAATAGTAGAATATCACAGTCTGGACGTTTTGGTGAAGCACCTGTGGAGACGGCATCACAGCCGTGGTCAAACAGCTCCCCGAGGGCCgagctgctgtttgtcctccTGGCCTGTTTCCCATCGATGGCGTCCAGAGACTGGTAGATGAAGAGGCCCAGAGCAGAAAGGATGAAGACCCATGATGGAGCCTGaagcagagaaagaggagaaagacaGACTGTTGATTAAAGATCTCTGCTCAGAATGAAAACTTATGAAATTACTTAAGAGAACCAACTTGCAactaaaaatgtgaaacaaaatctCTGGTGTAGCTTCTCAATTGTGAAATTTGGCAGCTGCTGTTTAAATCAAAGTCGAAGAAACTCTTTTTACATCCATTTCATGAGGCAGGTGCGAAGGATTGGCACAAGCAATTCCAAAACTTCCATAAACATACATGCTAAAATACATTTACTTGCAATGCTAAATCAAAACAATGTATCCGATGAAGGTCTAGCGTCGAAATGTCTCACGGAAATGTACATTTGCAAGTTGGAGAGTCTTTTGGAAACTCTTGCGTCTGGGTTTCTCGGTTTGAAGCAGTGGTTGGCTTTTCTCTGTAGGGTTGGAGTATTCTCCCTGTGCTTGCATGCGTTTTCTCTGGGTGCtacagcttcctcccacaatctgGAAATGTGCATGTCAGACTAACTGGAGATTCAAAATTGGCTGCAGGTGGGAGTGTCGCCATGCTTGATTGTCTTTGTGTTAGTTCTGAGATAGactagcgacctgtccaggatatACTCCGTCTTTTGCCCCATGGTGGAAAAGATGGACCAACCCCTACAAAACCCTACAGGACAATGTATTTATAGCTGAAGGATGGATATAGAATTATATTTGAGTTTGGGACtgttcagcagaaaaaaaacaagattttgcTCTCAAAATTAGTGAAACTGGGGAGGCCATTTTTCGCCATTTTCAGACACTTCATAAACTAAACAACTGATGAAACCAACCGGCAGATTAGTTTAATTAATTGTAGTAACAGTCTTATGCAAAGCGCACTTGCAAACTGTCAATATTTCACTTGCATTAACAGTAGATAGTGATGTTTTGTATAACATGCACATGGTTATTCAGATTATTCATATTTacttgtgtttatgtgtagTTTACCACTTGCAATTATTATCTGTATATGGGAATACAGAGGATGGTTACGTTGGTTGAGGAGGTAACGTGTGTaactgtttatttctgtactaAAGGAGCTCTAGATCTAAATATAAAAGCTAAAAATTGGTCGGGATCTGTTGCTCTGATGTGGCTAACTATATTCAGACATATGCTGCTAAAGTGTCCCATCATCCACACACCATATGTAGCATATCTGTGTGCAGAGTGAAGGATTCCAGCTGACTGAAACAGCTCAGTCAGTCTTACTAGGGTGGAGGTTATGGACCATCTGGACATTAGTGCAGGCCAGCACAGTGTGTTTACCACACCACAATAGGGGTGTGTGTGACCATTAGTGTACATttgtgagtgtgagagagagacacacacaaggAGTCTGTGTCTCCACAGAGATCAAGGATCCCATGCTGTCTGAAACACTCAGTCCTTGCTGTTTATTCCTCAAAGACTGAGTCCTGAATGCCTCGTGGACTGGTGGGGACAGTCTGTTTGATTTGGGTTTATCACTGAGGTCACGTAGGGGAGAGAACTGGACTGAATTCCTatgtgtatgtttgtgcagTCATGGGAGTTTTACAATAAAAGTGGACACCTGCCAAGCATGCGTCGGTCAATACTGAATAATTGACATGCCTTTTTGCACTGTTAGAATCTGATAGTAAGAGTATGCCGGATGGACTTTGCTTCGGTGCAGGGTTCTCATGGGTGAACTGGACAAAAGTGCACATctgataaaaacacactgagctgAGCATTTAGTGCTGGAGCCAGCGAACCTGCAGGCACAGATTTACTGGATCATAGGTCAGCAGGGCTGTTAGCTCAGCTGCATGTTGCAAGGACTGTCTTAAGTAAAGGGGATGTGAAGCTGCCCTTTCAAAATTAGCCTAACTCcttggatatttttagtttCAGTCTGTGTAAGCACTGCACCATCAGACATACATGCTAATTCTGTTGCTTAACCTCTTTTCTGAAGGACAAGATTTGCCCCCAAATTGCTGTTTTGTCATCAACAACTCTGCATCACATGAGACCAGACAGACAACAACACGTCAAAGCTTTACAGTCTATTCCCAACACAGCCATCCTGCAGGGACCCTGTCACGCCTAATcccattaaaaatctgacagTTGTAGAGCGTTCTTGCTGGTGTGCGGCCATGCAAACTTAATATCTTGTGATTTACGTTATTTCCTGACTCAGTGGGGGACTGTGTCCAATTCGGCTACTACGATCCTGCAAATAGCAACAGTGCCAAAATACACCACCGAGGGCGTCAGCGAGCATTAGCACCCCAttaataaagtgaaaatggTTTTAAACACGAGCAGCTGTGAGGCTCAAATGTATGCCGAATCAACACGTAGACCTTATCAATTCGGAATATGTATTCAAACTTCGTTTGTATAGCATGTCGGCTTCGTAAGGGGGGACATAACTTTAGCTTACGCAATTTCTGAATGGAGGACGACGTTCCTAAGATGCCAAACGGGCACCTAACCGGGGCTCGTCTCCGTGTAGAAACTTTAACCAAGGTCGCTTTACTCACCTCCTCTGTTGCCGTGGGGCAGTAATACACAAGCACCACCGTGGACAGGATATTGATCAGCAGTCCAACTATAGTCAGCGTGTTCGGTGCGATCCATGTCGGTATTTGCTGGACGAGCCAGTTCCAGTAGACCTGACACGGCGGCTCGAACAGGGAGCGACCGGAGGCGCTGTATTTATGCTCCTCCAGCCGCTTGAGCTGAGCGGCTGTCAGCGGCTCCGGCCACAGCAAATGTGGCATGTTTGTCTGCCTCGTCACTCCTCAAAGTAGTAGCTCAGAAGAAGCTATATGTTCTCTGGGACGACTCCGAAAAAGTAGCAGCTCATTTGGCATTTATAGTCGGACGAACAGCCGAGGCCATTTCCACAGCGGAACCAAGTGTTGGTGTTTCAGACCGAGGCGGTGCGACCCGACAGGAAGTATAGGACGGAAGGGAAAACATGGCTGAGTGCCGGGAACATTTAAATCACTGAACAAGTGTTGACTCAAAAAGCTTCtcttaaatagaaataaagcaGATTCACTTGAATAATCTAAATATTAGCATTAAAGCCCTGCAATATTATCAGTGTCATTCGAGaatttggattaaaaaaatgttgaaaaattcaCTTCTTGAACAATATTCTTTTCCATATTCATTAGTAATAGACTATCAAAGGTTTGCTTGGCTCAGCTGACACACCAATGGTAATATTTAATTctatgctttattttttgtttgctaaccctactctaataatagaaacagggttgctaatccatgctaatgttagctttttctcatgAATcaaagctagatatttagctagctgttactgctcacaaagaggacaaacttactgatggaaaaaatgaataaaaaagttttttaaaaagtgatatatTAATGTTTGATTGCAGCTTAGTCCTTGTTAACAGTGCTATGATTAGAGTAAATCTTAAATGCTCTGAGGTACGCTTAACAAGAtggaaaattatattttcaggGCTGTACGGAGGTTTTGGAAAAACTGAAGTCATGTTTAAGTCATTCCCTGACAGGATCTCCCTTAGAAAATTGCTCCAAAAGAAGTCTGtgcatttatatttaatattaagtctaatatttaatatattcatATACTAgaggtttttgtgtgtgtgtgtgttttagctgttggtCTTTGAAGGAGGTTTTGACAGTCAGAAACTCACATTATTTAATCTAACGAGTCATATGACAATACCTCTATGAGCTCATTTGTACCAACAGGAAATATGGGAATAAATCCTGGAGATGTCAGGTTAGATTACTTGAACTACAggaataatgtgtgtgtgtgtgttgttgtttttttgtagaaCCTAATTTCATGGCTATGCTGCTTCATAAAACAGACATGACACAGTAGCAAACAGTGAGTCTAATTCTTGAAATTATAATGCTCTTTTCAGAAGTCTGTGGTCTAGTCAGAATTTTTTGCCCAAGAAAGAGTGTTTGACCCAAGCAAGAAGATGCTCATAATGAAAAAGACAtggtttttttcttcaaatgtatgttttattgtaattacAAAAGTAAAGGCATGCGCACATGACTGAGCCTCAATCAAACTTCAGTCCTATATGAATCTAAAAATCATAATGTCTCATGCAGAATATGGACTTGGTGTAAACCTCtacattttttcagtgaattaAACTACACAGGAAAAAGTGAAATTAACAAATATTAAAGTGATTCATATCAGAAGGGTCAATGCATTCATTTATCCAACAAGTTGTCCTTTTTCTTGCCATAAAGAAGTCCACTGACACCAGACAAACAATAAACCTTAGTTTATACATTCTCATTCCCCTTCTTTCAGACCCTAGAAGCAAATTTTCTCCTTCAACAAGCACTCCCAACAAAAATCCACATGGCAATACTGTAGATGTGCATCACTGTTTGtgctacatgtgttttgtatattttattttacacactAAATGTCCTTATTAAAGCGAGAACCAAAACACTGCCGACATGCATGTGAGCTGACAGTCTTTCAAACACGACAGGGCGACAAAGAAGATGAACTGGCTTTTTTTTCCTATGGTAACTACCATTAAATCTGCACACAGCATGCCACACCACAGACCAGCACACTCTCCCTCACACCCCTCCACCTGTCCAGCCTCCATCCGCCTTTAGGTCGCTGACCTCAGTAAATGAGAGAAAAGGGTCACTAGTGGCGGCAGATGTCTGCAAAGCCAAAGTGTCTTATTGCACTGTGTTCAGTTTTACTTCTCCTGCTCAACAATCTTTGCTTCGTTCATGTACTTGTCAATCAGGTGTAGGGGAACTCCGCGTTGCATGAGTTCGAAGAAGGTGAAGCCTCCTGAGGGACGACAAGAAAAACTCTTATGATATTGTTGGGAGGTACAGACACGCGGAAAGTGAGGAGCAGGAAAAGGAAGATGAAGAGCCACAGCCTGAGCAAAGCAAACAAAGTTGAAATAAGAGAGGTCAGGCGCTCTAAGCACTGAATGACCAGTGAGAAAAATGTGCCCAGAACGGCTCATATA
This is a stretch of genomic DNA from Acanthochromis polyacanthus isolate Apoly-LR-REF ecotype Palm Island chromosome 1, KAUST_Apoly_ChrSc, whole genome shotgun sequence. It encodes these proteins:
- the chpt1 gene encoding cholinephosphotransferase 1, yielding MPHLLWPEPLTAAQLKRLEEHKYSASGRSLFEPPCQVYWNWLVQQIPTWIAPNTLTIVGLLINILSTVVLVYYCPTATEEAPSWVFILSALGLFIYQSLDAIDGKQARRTNSSSALGELFDHGCDAVSTVFVAVGTCISCGIGRYTNWMFFCGFIGMFMFFCAHWQTYVSGTLRFGLVDVTEVQVAIIIMYLMSAFGGVGLWQTTLPIIGLQLYVFPIMGIIGGALYSCYNYFYVILNGGVGKNGSTVADTSVLSPGLHIGLILTLAFIIFKKSSSRLFEHHPCLYLLSFGMVIAKISNKLVIAHMTKSELHLPDTAFIGPGLLFLNQYFNSFIDEHIVLWIALVLSLLDLTRYCTGVCLQIASHLRIRVFSITPPSNAHRD